The following proteins come from a genomic window of Dioscorea cayenensis subsp. rotundata cultivar TDr96_F1 unplaced genomic scaffold, TDr96_F1_v2_PseudoChromosome.rev07_lg8_w22 25.fasta BLBR01000777.1, whole genome shotgun sequence:
- the LOC120254981 gene encoding ADP-ribosylation factor-like — protein MGLSFTKLFSRLFAKQEMHILMVDLDVAGKTTILYMLKLGEIVTTIPTIGFNVETVEYKNISFTMWDVGGQDKIWPSRRHYFQNTQGLIFVVDSNDRDRVVEARDELHWMLNEDEMQEMLLPVAEA, from the exons CACCAAGCTTTTTAGTCGGCTTTTCGCCAAGCAAGAAATGCATATTCTTATGGTTGATCTTGATGTTGCTGGTAAGACCACCATTTTGTACATGCTCAAGCTTGGAGAGATTGTGACTACCATTCCCACCATTG GATTTAATGTAGAAACGGTGGAGTACAAGAATATTAGCTTTACTATGTGGGATGTTGGTGGCCAGGACAAG ATCTGGCCCTCGAGGAGGCATTACTTCCAGAATACTCAAGGCCTTATATTTGTGGTTGATAGTAATGACCGTGACCGTGTGGTTGAGGCAAGGGATGAGCTTCACTGGATGCTCAATGAG GATGAAATGCAAGAAATGTTGCTGCCGGTGGCGGAGGCGTGA